In Megalops cyprinoides isolate fMegCyp1 chromosome 25, fMegCyp1.pri, whole genome shotgun sequence, a single window of DNA contains:
- the LOC118772166 gene encoding uncharacterized protein LOC118772166, translating to MSVALPGRRIQGGSSRKGRGSRTPLCRPTSACITEMKCVPETESRTNVEEKEGVPLYIQTLNRIFGHKNAEAFLHPLSKEDMIVPKAQEIYKKAKGLRSEEVWKLLRDESESKLMAMDSSNPPPSVVRLCNETLTRKRLQEVQKRADRRKSCLALMYQTAQANLRQTARLLARNPLPDYSCLLSGDSPRKYFTRDTLVKLAVSPALCEIL from the exons ATGTCTGTGGCCCTGCCAGGTAGACGGATTCAAGGTGGGAGcagcaggaaggggagagggtCAAGAACCCCCCTGTGTCGTCCCACCTCTGCCTGCATCACGGAGATGAAATGCGTTCCAGAGACTGAGAGTCGGACCAAtgtggaggagaaggagggggttCCCCTCTACATCCAAACGCTGAACAG GATTTTTGGCCATAAAAATGCAGAAGCTTTCCTCCATCCACTCAGCAAAGAGGATATGATAGTCCCAAAAGCTCAAGAAATCTACAAGAAGGCCAAAG GTTTGAGGTCCGAAGAGGTGTGGAAGCTCTTGAGAGACGAGTCTGAATCAAAGCTGATGGCAATGGATTCCTCAAACCCACCTCCTTCAGTCGTACGG CTGTGCAACGAGACCCTAACACGCAAACGGCTGCAGGAGGTCCAGAAGAGGGCTGACCGTCGTAAAAGCTGCCTGGCGCTCATGTACCAGACCGCGCAGGCCAACCTGCGCCAAACAGCCCGGCTCCTGGCACGCAACCCCCTCCCAGACTACAGCTGCCTCCTGAGCGGAGACAGCCCCAGGAAATATTTCACACGCGACACACTCGTCAAGCTGGCAGTGAGCCCTGCCCTCTGTGAAATCCTGTAG